ATCTCAGAGGGCTTCGATAAGGAGGCCATTTATGAATGGTCCAACTATCATTGCAACGGCCACAGAGGTAAGATAGATGCCCATAACGGTCCCCCTCTTATCTGGTGGAGAAAGGTCAGACGCGAGGGATATCGCTATGGGGTTGAAGCTCATAGGAGCAAAGGCGTGAAGAAGCCTTATGAAATAGAGCCATCCAACACTTGTGGCATAGAAGTAGAAGAGGAGAGAGACGAACTGAACGGATAGTGAGAAGATTATTATGAGCCACTTCTCCAACCCCTCTGATAATATTCCGAAAGGGATCCTCCCTACAACAACTGCTCCCGATGAGATCCCCATTAGAAGCCCGACCTCAAACCTTGATGCCCCGAGATGGGAGATGTATAATGGTAGTGTGGGGCCTATTATGGTATTCCCCATGAAGAAGCTGAAGGCCGAGAGCAAAAGCAAATATAACCTTTTCTCAGTCATCTCAACTCAACCTCCTTAACCTCTTTTTAACCTTGTCGGAGGGGAGGAGAAGGGGCTCACTTCTGAAGGAGGGGTGAAGTAAGATCTAAATCCTTTTAAGACGGAGTAGAAGGAACCTTTTTTAGAGATGTTATATACACCTGAAATATGTGATGGAGTCTATTTCGTGGGGGTTAAAGACTTCAATAGGAGGATCTTCGACGCCCTTATACCCCTCCCCAGAGGGACATCTTACAACTCCTATCTAGTCACTGGAACTGAGAAGAATGCTC
This region of Candidatus Bathyarchaeota archaeon genomic DNA includes:
- a CDS encoding MFS transporter, with the translated sequence MTEKRLYLLLLSAFSFFMGNTIIGPTLPLYISHLGASRFEVGLLMGISSGAVVVGRIPFGILSEGLEKWLIIIFSLSVQFVSLLFYFYATSVGWLYFIRLLHAFAPMSFNPIAISLASDLSPPDKRGTVMGIYLTSVAVAMIVGPFINGLLIEAL